The sequence below is a genomic window from Pyrobaculum sp. 3827-6.
TCCGGTGGCTAGTTGGTTGAAGTGTTCGCCGGCTGTCTGCTGCTCTGCGTAGTAGGCGGGTTTGTCTGGGTCTATTGTGATGTCTAGGTACTCGCGGGCGGCTGCGGCTACGGCGTAGATGGCCGCGGCGGCTAGGCAGTAGATGCTCTTGGTTTGGGGGTCTGCGCATTTGTAGAGGCTTCCTCTTACGTAGGTGAATAGGCAGTGGGCGACGGTGTGGGCCTGGTTTATGAGGTTGTGGATGTCTGGCTTCTGGTTCCACATGTCTAGGCAGGTGGTTGCCATCGCCGACTCGATGGTTCTTTGTATTATCTGCTGGGCGAGTTTTTTCATGGGGTCTTCCTGCCCGCCGCTTTTCCTCCCCCGCCTCCATGGCCGCCGGGTGGGTCCCGGGGCTGTTGGCGGCCAGCCGTAGCCCATGTGGACCAGTGGGGTTGCCTATTTATTTTTCTAGGCAGGGTTTGGTTTTTTCTATGTCGATGATTAGCTGGTGGTCGTCGCCGTGTGGGCATATGGTGGTGTGGCTTGCCAGGAGGCCGGCGTGGGCTACGAAGTTGCGGTTGTCGTCTCTGCAGGGCTGGGGGTCGTCGGCGGCGTATGGGAGGAGGTCGGCTAGTTTTGTGCATTTGTTTATGGCCTGGGCGCGGTTGGCGATGTTGTTGAGTTCGTGTTCGACGACTCTGCGGGCTGTGGGGGCGAGGGCCTTGACTAGGTGCCACTGCATCAGCTGTCTGAGGGTGGGGGGCGTCTGGGGGCAGGCGGCTTTTGTGAGGATTGCCTCGTATAGGTCGAGGGGCTTTACGTGGGGTGTTGGGTAGTGGACCTCGGCGCCGTTGCACTGGGGGTGTCTGGTGGGGTCGGGGGGCTCGGCCTCTTCTCTGCATAGGTGGGCGTAGTGGAGGGGGGCTCCGTAGTAGAGGGCGCGGGGGGCGGGCCTGGCTGGGGGGCGTGGGAACTGGATGTGGGTCACCTCCTCGCTGTATACCTTTACGTAGTGCCACTCGCCGGGGGTGGCGTTGTAGGCCTGGACGACCGCCTTCTCGTAGCCGGCGGCTAGGGCTAGGGAGGCGATTAGCCTGGCGGCCCAGAGGGCGACGGTGGGCATGAAGTTTACGCCGTGGGTGACGTCTACCGCTATGCGGAGCTGTCCCGAGGGGGGCCCCAGGGCCTCCACCTCTCTCCAGAGGCCGTGGATGAGCTCTGAGAGGACGAGGTCGGGGGTGCCCCGGTAGAGCCTCCCGCCGAGCCTCCCCACAGCCGCGGTGGCCACCACCGACGCCTCGACGCCGGCGCGGCGGGCCAGGGCCCCGATGTACTCCCTCACGTACCTCCTCCAGCCCTCACACTGGGGCGGGGAGATGGCGACCCTGCCGTCTTTCTCGTCGACGGATAGGCCGGCTGACCTGGCGGCCTCCACGGCGTCTCTGTTGGGGGGCCTGCCTTGGCCTCCCCCCGAGGCGGTTATTACGCTGTCGAGGACGTATACGACGTAGCGGTCTGCCTCTGCGCAGACGACGGAGGCGAAGCCGCTTCTCCTCTCCCCGCCGCCGCATTGGTACTCCACGGCGAGCCACTCGAGGGGGTTGCCCCACGTGGCGAGGTACAGCGATTTAGTGCCCATGGCCGTGCGTCTGGCGATTCTGCACACGGCTACCGTCGACGAGAGTAGCGCCGCGTGCCTCCATATTTCCAATAATAGATAAAGTCTTCTTATGCTTGTCGACTGGCGTAGCTTTTCTCGTCTTGTCTCTAGTGTCGCGCTGTCTCTCTATTCTGCGCGGCGGCTGGGGGTGGTCTGCGGCGTGCCGTCTAGACGGCTTGTCTGGAGACCTAAGGGTTTTGTGTTGGTGGGGGAGGCTCGGCTCGGCCTTGGTGAGAACATCGCGGGCGTTGCGGCGCGGGGCACGCGACGTGTCTTATGCACTTAACCACTTGCTGGCCTCCGATGCTTGGGCTGGCTCCTTCGCTGAAACTTCCGCAGTTGCACTCGGCGACTATGAACTCGTCATCTTGGCAACACGCGCACAGCGCGTTGTAGGCTTCGTGGAAGTTGATGCATACGTGGCCGCAGATAGGTCTTTCGTCGTCGACGCGCCAGGTGCAACATGTGAAAAGGCCCGAATAGGCTAAAATCTCGGCGACGGGCCTCAGGTATTTCGAGGCGCCGCTTCTGTCTACGAACAGTCCAATGCGCATATCTTTGGCGACGTTCCACAGATACTTGATGAGTTGGCTGCGCAAGTTGTCTGAGTTGGGCTGTTGGGTGAGGTAGTAGAGGCCTACGGCGTCTAGCCAAAGGCTTTTCATACCAGCGCCCGGTAGATCGCCGGATCTGTGAAGCCCGGCACGCGGCCCTCCCCGCGCCATATTCCCTTTACATATATCCTCTCTGCGTCGCGGGCGAAGATGTAGGCAGGGGGCCCGATTCCCGCGAGGAAGTCGAGGCTGTGGGTTGCGGCGACTACGTTGAATCTGCCGCCGGATCTCTCGACGAGTCTTCTCAGCACACGGCCAAGGAAGAATGCCAGGACTGGGTGGGCGTGGGCCTCAGGCTCCTCCACTAGGAAGAAGGTCTGGCGGGGGAGCCCGTAGGCGTAGATGGCCTCGGCCAGCACGAGGGCAGGTGCGAAGACTGTGCTGAGCTGGCGTAGCCCGGCGCCCTCCGCGCCTATCTTGGGATCCCGCCAGACGAAGCCTTCTGAGGTGACAGATATCAGTAGCGGCATATACTCGTCTATTAGGTCTTTTAGCTCTGGATCTTCTCTGGCCTTCTCCATGGTCCTTCTTACCTCGTCGATGATTGCCTGCGCCTCGGCGATTTTCCAGTCGTCAGCGCGTTGTCTGGCGCTCAACGCGATCTCGAAATCGCCATATACAGCGCCTTGTATTTCCTTGACGAGATCGCGTAGCCTAATGAACCTGCTGTCGACATCGGCTATCTCTGTAGCGCCGGCTGTAGAGCTGGCTAGATCCCTCATCTCGGCGCCTAGCCTTACGATGTCCTCGAGTCTCGGCTTCACGGACAGCTCGTAGAGTTGCACGGCGACTCTATATGCGTCTACGTAGACCGCGTAGTAGTCGGCTGAATCGACCCTGCACTCCAAGTTAGGCAACTCCCGCTCCACTGTCCTCCCGATTTTCTTGGCCGCGTGGGCGTAGATGCACCAAAGCGTGAGCGACTTGCCTGTGAGGTTCGGGCCCACTAAAGAGACAGCGCCTCCAACGTCGAGCCTTATGTCGACCCCTATATCCCTATTGCCGTACCTAAGGCTTCCCTTGAGGATTACCTCCACGGATATGTGGATTTAGGGGTTTATTAAAAAATGAAAGTCCCCACCTTGAAGTTTAGCCGTAGCCCCTTGTCGAACCTTTCTCTGTCTAGCCTCTCCAGCGCGCCCATCGCCGATATGCGGTCCGGCGGCTTGTACCGTATATAACGTGCGCTCTGTAGTTTCACGACGTCCTCCAGCGGCCCGATGACCTCGGCCGCCCCGTCGCCGTATATTGGGACGATTTTAACAATGGCGAAGCCCCTCATCAAGATTCTGAGGACGCCGGGGATGTGGAGCCCGACGTAGGGGCAGTGGGCGTAGCGCACGAGCCCCTCCACGGGGTCCTCCGCGGGGGCAAAGGCGTATCTCGGCGTTTTGAAGTCGCCGCCGCAGTGCGGCGGCAGGACGACGTAGAACACTACCTCCTGCCTTTGAGCATCAGGTGGATTAGGTTTATGGCTACTATTCCTCTGGCGAGGGCGCGCCTCAACTGTTGGGTTTCCCTGCACTGCAACAGGGGTGCGTAGAACGCCGCGAACTTCTGCGGATCCATAGGAAGTCCAGTAATATTCTCCAACTCCTTTAGTTTCTCGCCGAGCTCCTCTCCACGCCTGTTGATGATGTATGCCAGCTCCACCAACGCCTTGGCGGCCATCCTCCTCCCATCTATTGATCTGTCAGATGCGCAGAGCTCCGTAGCTCTGTAGAGATCGAGCACCTTGCTGTATATCAGCCTCGTCACGCGGTCTATGTTCCTTATCCTTTCCTCTTCCGCAAGGCCCTCGACTAATCCCCTCGCACCTCTATAGATTTCGGCGAGGGTGCGGGCGTTAACGTATACCAGGGGGCTCTCGGCGAGGACGGCTAGGCTCTCCTCTCTGTTGATCTCCTTGGCCTTCTCTAGCCGCTCCTCGGCATCTGTAAACGCGTAGTATATGGGGTAGTCGTAGGACTCAATCTTGGCGCCTATAGCCGTCCGGAAGCCCCACGACTCTGCGTATCGGGCCACCTCGGAGACGTAGTCGAGGGCCGCGGGATCTCCCACAACCATGGCGTCGTCACCGCCGGAGAATATCACGTACAGCGACTGGCTGTATGCCCCCCTCCCGGCGAGTAGAGCGGGGTAGAGCTCATACGCCGTGCTCACCGCCGTGGAGAAGGTAACAAATAGGGAGGGCCTACTCGACGACTTGGCCTTTCTAAGGCCCATGGAGTTCGCGTCTAGCTTTGCGAAGACCGACCTGTCGCCTAGGCCATCGAGGCTGGCGACCTCCCCTGCCTCCGTCGTCGGCAGGTGTTGGTTTGTGTAGACAAAACCGTAGGCAACTTTATCGCGCTTTCTGACGAAGCGCCGAGTGTTTATGGAGTATAGGGAGCCCCCGGCGGCTACAACCGCGAGCGTGTCTACGTCGCATTCGCCACCGGCAACCACGGCTGTATAGCCCAATATCGACATAGAGGCCAACTCGCACCCGCCTATTTTCGCGTGCTCCACTGACAGCCCTTTGCCTATCATGATTGCCTGTAGATTTCTGGCGGCGAGCCCGGCCTTGAACTCATCATTACACAAGTTGCACAGTTCTAACGTCTCGCCGAACCTACTGATCGACGCCGTCTTCGCGGGCCTTCCGCAGAACTGACACACGTCGTTATGGAAGCTGTAGGCGCCGACTCTGGACTTGGCATTGCCCGTATTGGAGGGCTTGGGATAGAGCTTGTACGTAAGCTTCCTCTCTAAGACCCTGCGGGAGAGCTCCTTCATCAGTTCCTCGAATTTGCCTATATCGTGTAGTCTGTGGGGTCCCGAGTAGGCGACGTATATGCTGAGGGTGCCTTCCGACTCTTGTAGCACGTCCTCCTCAAGCCTCGTGGCTACCTCGTCGAGGCCCTCCACCTTGGGTATCAGTAGCACTACCTCGCCGCCTGTGTCCATTAGGATGTTTGCATGGGTCACGACGTCGCCTCCCAGCCTCTTGTTCAGCTCGTCGATCAGCCTCCGCGCGGCTATCTTCTGCAACAGCGTGATCCTGAGAGATCTGCCGCGCAGAATTGCCATTGCCCATGTCGTCGTCCTGGCGCGCGTGATGTACTCCTGGATCTTACCCACGTCTATGGACACCAGCATGAACTCGCCGCCTGCCGACGCCAACGCCGCCGCGAGGATTGAGTGGGCGTAAAGCGACGTGTCGGGCTTCTCGACGCCGTATACAGCCGCCGGCACGAAGGACGCCGTCGCCTTTAAGACGTACACCAACGTCTCGACAAGTTGCATGTAGTCCATGGCGAGCTTGTTGAGCTCCCCGGCCATCCTCATAAGCTCCTCATAGGACTTCATGTAGCAACGGCAGACTTTGTCTGGGGGGACTTTGTCCAGCTCCCTCGCAGGCCTTAGCTCCTCGGCTTCGTCCAGTCTCTCCGGTAGCGGGCAGGGCGGGACGTAGAGCTCTTTCTCGTCTGCGTCGTAGATAAGCAATGGGATCTCCTGCTCCCTCCGGCCGGGGACGGCCAGGCCTTGGCTTAGGATGTCGTCTCCTGGAAGCCTCTCCTTAGCCGCGGCCCTATCATACGGCGCTATGCCGCCGTTCTCATGATGCTCCCTCACGAGCCTTTTGACAAGTTCGACGTCCAGTCCGGCCGCCTTCAACGCTTCGCCGATCTTGTCGACGAACTCAACGCTGTGCTCTACATGGCTCTTCGCCTGCTCGTTGCTACACAGCTTAGCCCTCCTTATCAGCTTCCCTATGTCGTGGAGCAACGCGGCGACTACGTACTCCCTATAATTGTGGCTAGCGCCACTCATAACAGACCCAACCCACGGGCTTCTCCTCGGCAGTCTTCACAGTCTTATCGTCCCAGACCCTATTAAGCTTGGTTGACATATAACGCTCTATATCGCCGAACAGTGTGGGATCTTTCTTCTCCACGAAGTTCAACACGGTCTTCCACCTCCTCCCCGCCCCAAACCCGAGCCTCATGCCTCTATCGCAGGCCGCATACCCCCTCCTCTCCCGCTCGAAAGCCGCTACCTCCCGGGCAAATGTGTCCAGCGCATCCTTCAGCTCCTGCTCTGTCAGCCACAGCTCTTTCTCCCCGCTCTCCTTGACGAAGGGCCGGACCTCTATCTCGTACTCAAGGACAGAGTCGGGGGCCAGCCCCACGGCGTAAATGGACGTCTTTATCGCGCCGCCCTCGACTACGTCTATCTTATAGACCCTGTGGTTCGCATTAAATGCGCCCTCCTTTACCCGCATCAGGTTGAATATATCGAAAGTGCGCCTCCCTAGGTGGCGCTTGAACACTATCGCTTCGCCGCGGGACGCCACGTATTTTGGATGTAGCTTCTCTTGCAAAGCATCCCGCACAGACTGCAAGAACTGGCCGGCTACCGCACTGTCCTTAGCCAATACGGCCAGCAGATACGCTGTTCTTAATACGCCCTTGATGGTCGAAGCTGGCGGCGCCGTTCCTATCTTCACCTCGGTGTTTGGGGGAATGGGCGGCGCGGGGTACGCGGCGTAGGCGTAGCGTGGCGGGTCTGCCGAGGCGAGCTTCACCACATCCTCCAAGGTGGCGGCCCTCGAGACCAACGCCGGATGTGTAGGGTCCACCAAGTAGAGGCGCCCGTCTTTGTAGAATGCATCGAGCCCGCTCACGACGGCGCCTCCCTTCAAGACGAAGAGAGGCGTAGCGACCCTCAGCTTCAGGATAGCCATACCCAAAGCGGCGACAGCCTCTTTAAACAAGGCGCGTCAGTTCTTTCGATGTCCTCGAAGTCGAAATTGCCCTCCAAAACTCCTCCGTCTAGCAACACGCTCACGGGGCCTATTATGCCATGTGTACACCTCCAGCTTCTGACGGCCCACTCGCCGATTGCCGAGCTAAAACCATGCGGCCTCCCCACTCCTAAGAGCATCGCGCTCCTTCCGCCGTCGGGGAACTCAACCTCGCCTCGTGAAATCACCTCGAACTTCCCCAAACCAGCTGACCTATCGCCTCCAAGCCCTAGCTTTCCCAAGATATCGAAGATCTTGGGATCGCCGCCTTGGTAATAAACCACGTATGGAACCATGGGCTGAAATACTGCCACTCTGTAGGGATCGGCGTTCTCTATATGTCTGGAGATTCTGTTCCGCGGCACGGCGATTCTAAGGCCCAGCTTGTCTGCGGGACTTAACTTGGTGGTCCCGCGGGTCGTCCGCGTCTGTCTCGTACTAAGGCCCAGCTTGTCTGTAGGCCACTCGGCTAGGTCCACTACATCTCCATCAACGCGGCACTTCAAACTCTCTTGGACCTCGATCCGTCCACCCTTCAAGCATTTGAGGGGCATGAAGCGCGCCCTCTTTACCTTTTTGCCGGTCGCCCCCTGCTTTATTGCCTCGATCCTCCACGTGGCGGGCACCGGCACTCCCAACATATCCTCGTTAGTTACGGCGTCAGGCTTGACGGGGTATGCTGAGGATACGCGGGAGGGCGCCTCTACCCCCGTCGCCGCGGATAGGCTATATAGAGCGGAATAGATGGTGTCAGAGGGTATGTAGTCGTATGTATCCAAGAGCGACCATCTGCCCACGTGAAAGGGAGCCGTGAACCTCAGTACCACAAAGCCTATTCTCATTCACTCGCAAGTCAGCTTCAGCCCCTTCACTATATTCTTCAAGCCGCCCAAATCGCTCGCGCCCTTTCCGTCGACTTTCTTGCCACCTACGTCGAACACAGCGACGTTGATGTCCTTGAACTTTACCGTGCCGTAGCCCCTCGTGCCGGACGCGCCTAGGTATGTCCTCTCGACTAGCTGGAGCGAGTCTACGAGCATGTCGAGGTAGTACAGCGCCGGCTTTCCATTATATTGCTCATTTATCAATTTACTCCTGCTAGACTTCTCATCGCATATCTGCTTCCTACACACGTCGAGGTCGTATACTAAGAAGTGTATCTTGCCCTCGAACTCGACGCCAGGCTTCAGCCTCATGATGTTTCTAGGATCGGCGGTGCTTGTGATTCTGTCGATCCTGTTCTCCCATTTCTCCTCTAGGAAGTCGGCCAGTTGTACCCCCTCGCATCCGCCTTTAGCGTCGCAGAGCCGCCTTATGTACTCTACGCTCGGGAACAAGTCTCTAAATACCGCCCTGCTTGGCGCCCAGCACTCCACCACGAACTTCTTATCCTCGGAAACGATGTTGGGAGGTATGGCTGGGGTTCCGAAGACGTTATCGACGGGGCAGTAGGGATCTTCGTCGTATATAATGTTCTTCACTATTCTCGTGTGGAGGTATATCTTCCCGTCGGTGGTGTATAGGGGAAGGCCTAGGGCGGTCTCTAGGAGGGATCTGGCGCGGCCTTTCAAGGAGCTAGCCGGTATGTAGGGAACTGTCAGGATATATGTCGAGTTGTTTATGGAGTAGGGATATTCTATGGACACGGGCATTATGTCGGCGAGTCCCATTATCTCCTTGGCCTTGCCGCTCCTGATGAGCAACCCGAACGTCTCCAGTTTGAAGCTTATCTCGACTACGTACTTCAGTTTTAGAGTCGGCGCGGCGCTCATAGGAACTCTTCTTCTTCCTCGCGTTTGCCTCCGCCGGCGATTTTGTACGCGAGCACGGCGTCGAGGGCAAGCCTCAAGGATTCGGCGCTTCTCACCGCGCTGTCTACTTCCCCCTTCTGCAGGTAGCCAGAGATCTCCCTTAAGGCGGCCTTTATGCCTTCCGAGAGGTCCTGCTCTAGTACCCTCCTTGCAGTCTGATACTGTATAGTTATGTCGAGTTTGGCTAATAAAATTCGATATCTGTCTCTAAGCTCTTTTTTATTAGTTAGGTCGTTTCTCGATGCGATTATTCCGTCTAGGACCCTGATAATATTATCGTAGATACGCCTAAAGCCGGCGGGCGACTGGTAGGTCCTGTAGTTCGCCGCATTTTTAAGCGCGTCCTCTACCCTATTGTCCCTGAAGGAAGCGTATACACCATTGTAGAAGTAGGACCTCACGCTCATATCAAAAATAATCTCGAGAATATAAAAACGTTTCTCTTTAGATCATAAGTTTTTAACTTTATAGAATTATATGAAGCCAAATCTACGTGACCTTCTGCAAAAAGTGTATACACAACAGAAGACGAATTCGGCGGACCTCTTGATAAACGGATTGTCAATTGGCAAGATCTGGATAAGAGAGAGCTTTTACACCGCTCGGAAAGAGTCGCAATATAATATCCTATGGCCATGAGGATGTTGCTGTCCTAGATGTGAATCGTCTCTATCGGTATGGGCTGGTTGCCTTGATAAGTTATAGGAGTTGTGTCATAGGAAGTTAATCGCCAATAGTTTCCCGACATCTAGGCGGTTTGAGCATCTCGACCAGCTCAGCAACTTTCTCTCCGTCGTAGACCGCCTCGACTACCTTGCCGCCCCTCACAGCGACCTCCTTCACCACGGTGTAGGCGAAGCCGCCGTGGGCTAGCAGGTTGCGCAGGGCTCTCTCCGAGATGCCCTTTCTGCTCTCACTCCTGAGGAGCGCCTCGGCTTCGCGCAACGCGTCTTCCCACGCGTCTCTCAGAGCGTCGGCGTCTTTAATCTCCAGGATTCTCTTGCTGTTCTCGAAGAGGGCGGCGACTTCGCGTTGCGCCAGCCTCACGGCCCCCTCCCTCCTCTCCAGCACGCCCTTGTCGGCCATGACCTCGGCGGCCTTGGCCATGAGCCCCAGCTCGTCGGCTGTCGTTCTGAGCACCTGGCTCACCAAGGCCACGCCGGCCTTTTCGTAGTGGCCGGCCGCTTTGTTGAGGAAGGCGGCTAGGTCCTCCGCCTTCAGCTTGTCGAGCTCCCTTTCGAGGTAGTGGAGAGCCGCTTGGATGGGGTACGAGGCGTCGGCCTCTCCGTAGGAGACGGTGTGCGTTTCGTCGTCGCGATTCACTTCGTCGGGGGGCGGCGGCAGGCCGCCGGATCCGGAGCCCGGCTTGTATATCGCCGGTTCCCTCCCCACGTACCTAGCGTTGGGGAACAACAAGGCGGCGGCTCCGGAGGCCAGCAACATGTAGGAGGTGACGACCTTCTCGAATCTGGGGCACAGCTCCTGGGGCATCTCTCTCGGCGTATCAATTCTTGAGGGGGCTAGCGATTTCAGTGCCGAGAGCTGTCTGATAGCCCTTATGACGCTCTGTAGCTCCGTTACGTCGAGTACCGCGAGGCCGGGGGGCTCGGTTTTGTCTGGCACCTGCCTATCACCTGAGACGCACTTCTCCGACATGTGGTTGGGCGGATATGGTTCCGAGTTGTAGATAATTGTCCTGCCTTCTAGGTCCAGCAACACTGAGGCGGCTACGGCGGCGTAGAGCACGGCGACGGTTTGGTAGTTCACGCCGTGGGTTAAGTCGACGACTATGAAGCTGGGTTTCAACTTCTCCGCCTTCTGGAGGATGGCGTGTAGCGCCTTGTTGAAGATGTGCAGAGCCGTGGCCTTGAAGTGCCAGCCGTGGTAGAGGCCGATGCCGGGGAGCGACACCACGTCCGCCTTGACATCGAGTTTGTCCGCCCACTCTCTGTATTTTTCCTCGACTGCCTTCCTAAGCTCCTGGTCGGCGGGGGGTATGGCTGTGTCCATGCCGAAGATGAGGACATCAACGTCTCCTGTCTTTCCGAGCTGTTTCGCCAGAGCCGCGGTGGAGCTACAGTTCTCCACGTCCTCGGCCTCTATCCGGAGGGCGGGGTGCTTGACCTCAACGCGGTATTTGGCTTTGCGCCACTGGGGTGGGTTTCCCCATGGCGCTATTAGGAGAAATCTCATCTTTCTCTCCATTGAGTGGTCTGCGGGGGCGTTTTTAACATTGGTGCCGCTACTTGGCGGCGGGTTTCGACATATGTTTAGGGATTGTGTGATTTAGAGAAGAATTAAATAACTACGCATCTTATAT
It includes:
- a CDS encoding CRISPR-associated DxTHG motif protein → MEIWRHAALLSSTVAVCRIARRTAMGTKSLYLATWGNPLEWLAVEYQCGGGERRSGFASVVCAEADRYVVYVLDSVITASGGGQGRPPNRDAVEAARSAGLSVDEKDGRVAISPPQCEGWRRYVREYIGALARRAGVEASVVATAAVGRLGGRLYRGTPDLVLSELIHGLWREVEALGPPSGQLRIAVDVTHGVNFMPTVALWAARLIASLALAAGYEKAVVQAYNATPGEWHYVKVYSEEVTHIQFPRPPARPAPRALYYGAPLHYAHLCREEAEPPDPTRHPQCNGAEVHYPTPHVKPLDLYEAILTKAACPQTPPTLRQLMQWHLVKALAPTARRVVEHELNNIANRAQAINKCTKLADLLPYAADDPQPCRDDNRNFVAHAGLLASHTTICPHGDDHQLIIDIEKTKPCLEK
- the cas10 gene encoding type III-A CRISPR-associated protein Cas10/Csm1; amino-acid sequence: MSGASHNYREYVVAALLHDIGKLIRRAKLCSNEQAKSHVEHSVEFVDKIGEALKAAGLDVELVKRLVREHHENGGIAPYDRAAAKERLPGDDILSQGLAVPGRREQEIPLLIYDADEKELYVPPCPLPERLDEAEELRPARELDKVPPDKVCRCYMKSYEELMRMAGELNKLAMDYMQLVETLVYVLKATASFVPAAVYGVEKPDTSLYAHSILAAALASAGGEFMLVSIDVGKIQEYITRARTTTWAMAILRGRSLRITLLQKIAARRLIDELNKRLGGDVVTHANILMDTGGEVVLLIPKVEGLDEVATRLEEDVLQESEGTLSIYVAYSGPHRLHDIGKFEELMKELSRRVLERKLTYKLYPKPSNTGNAKSRVGAYSFHNDVCQFCGRPAKTASISRFGETLELCNLCNDEFKAGLAARNLQAIMIGKGLSVEHAKIGGCELASMSILGYTAVVAGGECDVDTLAVVAAGGSLYSINTRRFVRKRDKVAYGFVYTNQHLPTTEAGEVASLDGLGDRSVFAKLDANSMGLRKAKSSSRPSLFVTFSTAVSTAYELYPALLAGRGAYSQSLYVIFSGGDDAMVVGDPAALDYVSEVARYAESWGFRTAIGAKIESYDYPIYYAFTDAEERLEKAKEINREESLAVLAESPLVYVNARTLAEIYRGARGLVEGLAEEERIRNIDRVTRLIYSKVLDLYRATELCASDRSIDGRRMAAKALVELAYIINRRGEELGEKLKELENITGLPMDPQKFAAFYAPLLQCRETQQLRRALARGIVAINLIHLMLKGRR
- a CDS encoding CRISPR-associated protein, which translates into the protein MAILKLRVATPLFVLKGGAVVSGLDAFYKDGRLYLVDPTHPALVSRAATLEDVVKLASADPPRYAYAAYPAPPIPPNTEVKIGTAPPASTIKGVLRTAYLLAVLAKDSAVAGQFLQSVRDALQEKLHPKYVASRGEAIVFKRHLGRRTFDIFNLMRVKEGAFNANHRVYKIDVVEGGAIKTSIYAVGLAPDSVLEYEIEVRPFVKESGEKELWLTEQELKDALDTFAREVAAFERERRGYAACDRGMRLGFGAGRRWKTVLNFVEKKDPTLFGDIERYMSTKLNRVWDDKTVKTAEEKPVGWVCYEWR
- the csm3 gene encoding type III-A CRISPR-associated RAMP protein Csm3; the protein is MSAAPTLKLKYVVEISFKLETFGLLIRSGKAKEIMGLADIMPVSIEYPYSINNSTYILTVPYIPASSLKGRARSLLETALGLPLYTTDGKIYLHTRIVKNIIYDEDPYCPVDNVFGTPAIPPNIVSEDKKFVVECWAPSRAVFRDLFPSVEYIRRLCDAKGGCEGVQLADFLEEKWENRIDRITSTADPRNIMRLKPGVEFEGKIHFLVYDLDVCRKQICDEKSSRSKLINEQYNGKPALYYLDMLVDSLQLVERTYLGASGTRGYGTVKFKDINVAVFDVGGKKVDGKGASDLGGLKNIVKGLKLTCE
- the csx1 gene encoding CRISPR-associated CARF protein Csx1, coding for MERKMRFLLIAPWGNPPQWRKAKYRVEVKHPALRIEAEDVENCSSTAALAKQLGKTGDVDVLIFGMDTAIPPADQELRKAVEEKYREWADKLDVKADVVSLPGIGLYHGWHFKATALHIFNKALHAILQKAEKLKPSFIVVDLTHGVNYQTVAVLYAAVAASVLLDLEGRTIIYNSEPYPPNHMSEKCVSGDRQVPDKTEPPGLAVLDVTELQSVIRAIRQLSALKSLAPSRIDTPREMPQELCPRFEKVVTSYMLLASGAAALLFPNARYVGREPAIYKPGSGSGGLPPPPDEVNRDDETHTVSYGEADASYPIQAALHYLERELDKLKAEDLAAFLNKAAGHYEKAGVALVSQVLRTTADELGLMAKAAEVMADKGVLERREGAVRLAQREVAALFENSKRILEIKDADALRDAWEDALREAEALLRSESRKGISERALRNLLAHGGFAYTVVKEVAVRGGKVVEAVYDGEKVAELVEMLKPPRCRETIGD